From a single Chloroflexota bacterium genomic region:
- a CDS encoding mandelate racemase/muconate lactonizing enzyme family protein → MKVTKITSIPVRAGAFGGFYVRVDTDAGVYGLGEALMVLAGQAVAAAVDHLSELVVGEDPFSTERHWQHMFRRGFFPASGVYSCAISAIDIALWDIKGKALGIPVHALLGGPVRDKVICYPHCQAPSTDALIASCVDHVERGWKFVRWGLPDNSGLHGASEGVLDPVKAVDIGVEQMARVREAVGPDIHLAFDVHTRLDTAHAAAFCRRVEGYNPFFIEDPLRAENPASYRTLARTVNVPIAAGEQWSNKWQFREAIEDETISYARIDLCGVGGITEAAKITHWAETHYIDIAPHNPLGPVSAAAGVALCTASTNVGVLEMPRAPGTYEADLFPVQVGFQDGYAFSEGRPGLGVEIDMDVAEARAWTPSGFYPRVTRSDGGLNNW, encoded by the coding sequence ATGAAGGTCACCAAAATCACCAGCATACCCGTCCGCGCCGGCGCCTTCGGCGGCTTCTACGTCCGCGTCGACACCGACGCCGGCGTCTACGGCCTCGGCGAAGCCCTCATGGTCCTCGCCGGACAGGCCGTCGCCGCAGCCGTCGACCACCTCTCCGAGCTCGTCGTCGGCGAGGACCCCTTCTCCACCGAGCGCCACTGGCAGCACATGTTCCGCCGCGGCTTCTTCCCCGCCTCCGGCGTCTACTCCTGCGCCATCAGCGCCATAGACATCGCCCTCTGGGACATCAAGGGCAAGGCCCTTGGCATCCCCGTGCACGCGCTCCTCGGCGGCCCCGTCCGCGACAAGGTCATCTGCTACCCCCACTGCCAGGCGCCCTCGACCGATGCGCTCATCGCCAGCTGCGTCGACCACGTCGAGCGCGGCTGGAAGTTCGTCCGGTGGGGCCTGCCCGACAACAGCGGCCTGCACGGCGCCTCCGAGGGCGTTCTCGACCCCGTGAAGGCCGTCGATATCGGCGTCGAGCAGATGGCCCGCGTCCGGGAGGCCGTCGGCCCCGACATTCACCTCGCCTTCGACGTGCACACCCGCCTCGACACCGCCCACGCCGCCGCCTTCTGCCGCCGCGTCGAGGGTTACAACCCCTTCTTCATCGAGGACCCGCTGCGCGCCGAGAACCCGGCCAGCTATCGGACCCTCGCCCGCACCGTCAACGTCCCCATCGCCGCCGGCGAGCAGTGGTCGAACAAGTGGCAGTTCCGCGAGGCCATCGAGGACGAGACCATCAGCTACGCGCGCATCGATCTCTGCGGCGTCGGCGGCATCACGGAAGCGGCCAAGATCACCCACTGGGCGGAGACCCACTACATCGACATCGCCCCCCACAACCCCCTCGGCCCTGTCAGCGCGGCCGCCGGCGTCGCCCTGTGCACAGCGTCGACCAACGTCGGCGTGCTCGAGATGCCGAGGGCGCCGGGCACGTACGAGGCCGACCTGTTTCCCGTCCAGGTCGGCTTCCAGGACGGCTACGCCTTCAGCGAGGGCCGCCCAGGCCTCGGCGTCGAGATCGACATGGACGTGGCCGAAGCCAGGGCGTGGACGCCGAGCGGCTTCTACCCCCGCGTCACCCGCAGCGACGGCGGCCTGAACAACTGGTAG